From Pan troglodytes isolate AG18354 chromosome 11, NHGRI_mPanTro3-v2.0_pri, whole genome shotgun sequence, the proteins below share one genomic window:
- the ZFAND5 gene encoding AN1-type zinc finger protein 5 isoform X1: MAKPEQAADGGVRGRGARPPAQEAQRRRRHPVVVARDLAPGVPGSLHSTQKNMAQETNQTPGPMLCSTGCGFYGNPRTNGMCSVCYKEHLQRQQNSGRMSPMGTASGSNSPTSDSASVQRADTSLNNCEGAAGSTSEKSRNVPVAALPVTQQMTEMSISREDKITTPKTEVSEPVVTQPSPSVSQPSTSQSEEKAPELPKPKKNRCFMCRKKVGLTGFDCRCGNLFCGLHRYSDKHNCPYDYKAEAAAKIRKENPVVVAEKIQRI; encoded by the exons ATGGCGAAGCCGGAGCAGGCCGCGGATGGCGGCGTCCGGGGGAGGGGAGCCCGCCCGCCAGCCCAGGAAGCACAAAGACGGAGGCGTCATCCTGTCGTCGTGGCCCGAGACCTGGCTCCCGGCGTCCCTGGCTCGCTCCACAGCACG CAGAAAAATATGGCTCAGGAGACTAACCAGACCCCGGGGCCCATGCTGTGTAGCACAGGATGTGGCTTTTATGGAAATCCTAGGACAAATGGAATGTGTTCAGTTTGCTACAAAGAACATCTTCAGAGGCAGCAAAATAGTGGCAGAATGAGCCCAATGG ggaCAGCTAGTGGTTCCAACAGTCCTACCTCAGATTCTGCATCTGTACAGAGAGCAGACACTAGCTTAAACAACTGTGAAGGTGCTGCTGGCAGCACATCTGAAAAATCAAG AAATGTGCCTGTGGCTGCCTTGCCTGTAACTCAGCAAATGACAGAAATGAGCATTTCAAGAGAGGACAAAATAACTACCCCGAAAACAGAGGTGTCAGAGCCAG TTGTCACTCAGCCCAGTCCATCAGTTTCTCAGCCCAGTACTTCTCAGAGTGAAGAAAAAGCTCCTGAATTGCCCAAACCAAAGAAAAACAGATGTTTCATGTGCAGAAAGAAAGTTGGTCTTACAG GGTTTGACTGCCGATGTGGAAATTTGTTTTGTGGACTTCACCGTTACTCTGACAAGCACAACTGTCCGTATGATTACAAAGCAGAAGCTGCAgcaaaaatcagaaaagagaatCCAGTTGTTGTGGCTGAAAAAATTCAGAGAATATAA
- the ZFAND5 gene encoding AN1-type zinc finger protein 5 isoform X2 produces the protein MAQETNQTPGPMLCSTGCGFYGNPRTNGMCSVCYKEHLQRQQNSGRMSPMGTASGSNSPTSDSASVQRADTSLNNCEGAAGSTSEKSRNVPVAALPVTQQMTEMSISREDKITTPKTEVSEPVVTQPSPSVSQPSTSQSEEKAPELPKPKKNRCFMCRKKVGLTGFDCRCGNLFCGLHRYSDKHNCPYDYKAEAAAKIRKENPVVVAEKIQRI, from the exons ATGGCTCAGGAGACTAACCAGACCCCGGGGCCCATGCTGTGTAGCACAGGATGTGGCTTTTATGGAAATCCTAGGACAAATGGAATGTGTTCAGTTTGCTACAAAGAACATCTTCAGAGGCAGCAAAATAGTGGCAGAATGAGCCCAATGG ggaCAGCTAGTGGTTCCAACAGTCCTACCTCAGATTCTGCATCTGTACAGAGAGCAGACACTAGCTTAAACAACTGTGAAGGTGCTGCTGGCAGCACATCTGAAAAATCAAG AAATGTGCCTGTGGCTGCCTTGCCTGTAACTCAGCAAATGACAGAAATGAGCATTTCAAGAGAGGACAAAATAACTACCCCGAAAACAGAGGTGTCAGAGCCAG TTGTCACTCAGCCCAGTCCATCAGTTTCTCAGCCCAGTACTTCTCAGAGTGAAGAAAAAGCTCCTGAATTGCCCAAACCAAAGAAAAACAGATGTTTCATGTGCAGAAAGAAAGTTGGTCTTACAG GGTTTGACTGCCGATGTGGAAATTTGTTTTGTGGACTTCACCGTTACTCTGACAAGCACAACTGTCCGTATGATTACAAAGCAGAAGCTGCAgcaaaaatcagaaaagagaatCCAGTTGTTGTGGCTGAAAAAATTCAGAGAATATAA